From Humibacter ginsenosidimutans, a single genomic window includes:
- a CDS encoding SURF1 family cytochrome oxidase biogenesis protein: MVRPKWIAALLLALVVAAGFAWLGQWQLERAVESGHVVEHSTEHVLPLNSVGRVNSAPTTDGEGQLVHTRGTFAPQDYGMLADRLNNGAAGYWVIARFTPSDPDVKGRTAQLAVARGWAPTEERAEAAIARLKAQTPQAVTLVGRLLPSEAPAAPAAGPDPFLMKEMSVASLVNRWHGIGDSDIYSSYLVEHGAVPAGLQPIYSPPPVEQTTVNWLNIFYAAEWALFAGFAIFLWYRVVKDAWEKQREDAEAEYEAALAAWSGAAPAEGAAPADDIAPARDAAERVAPGADASVPSAAEAEAEAEPSAPSNSSHEPN, encoded by the coding sequence ATGGTGCGCCCCAAGTGGATCGCGGCACTGCTGCTCGCTCTCGTCGTCGCGGCCGGCTTCGCCTGGCTCGGTCAGTGGCAGCTCGAACGCGCCGTCGAGTCCGGTCACGTCGTGGAGCACTCGACGGAGCACGTGCTGCCGTTGAACTCGGTGGGCAGGGTGAACTCGGCTCCCACCACCGACGGCGAGGGTCAGCTCGTGCACACGCGCGGCACGTTCGCGCCACAGGACTACGGGATGCTCGCCGACCGGCTCAACAACGGTGCCGCCGGGTATTGGGTCATCGCTCGGTTCACGCCCTCCGACCCGGATGTGAAGGGTCGCACAGCTCAGCTCGCCGTGGCCCGCGGCTGGGCGCCGACCGAGGAGCGGGCCGAGGCGGCCATCGCCCGGCTGAAGGCGCAGACACCCCAGGCGGTCACGCTCGTCGGACGGCTGCTGCCCTCCGAGGCGCCCGCGGCACCCGCCGCCGGACCCGACCCGTTCCTCATGAAGGAGATGTCGGTCGCCTCGCTCGTCAATCGCTGGCACGGCATCGGCGATTCCGACATCTACAGCTCCTACCTCGTGGAGCACGGTGCGGTGCCCGCCGGTCTGCAGCCGATCTACTCGCCCCCACCGGTCGAGCAGACCACCGTCAACTGGCTGAACATCTTCTACGCGGCGGAGTGGGCGCTCTTCGCCGGCTTCGCGATCTTCCTCTGGTATCGGGTCGTGAAGGATGCCTGGGAGAAGCAGCGCGAAGACGCCGAGGCCGAGTACGAGGCCGCGCTCGCCGCATGGTCGGGGGCCGCGCCTGCCGAAGGTGCCGCACCGGCCGACGACATCGCACCCGCCAGGGACGCCGCGGAGCGCGTCGCACCCGGAGCGGACGCCTCCGTGCCTTCGGCGGCAGAAGCAGAAGCAGAGGCAGAGCCATCCGCACCCAGCAACTCGTCACACGAGCCCAATTAG
- a CDS encoding FUSC family protein translates to MSATGGIRSAWAALVRSLADPGLLRLRTASVTFVTAVLAALVACIPAVTLGVGDSIVVLAVMLSISFTAERAGTRTAHRVLSLVLLPIVGVAAGAVGLLMVTVPVAGDALFVVVLSAAIWVRRFGALAARVGTLIALPFIAVLVVPVPSPVGSGHGFVPWAAAIALAVALLALVVQWIARATGILPASPQSNDAVAPPRRPSRLRPIASSRMAVQMAITLTGAFVIGHLAFGEHWFWAVLTAYIVASGNRGRGDVLFKGVHRTIGALGGTLLAGILSFAAPSGPITGPAAGMIVGAIAIILALGLWLRPAGYGWWAAAMTAMLSLFHELDGTEPGPAMLIRLAAIVVAGALAVAVAWWVLPVRTGDALRARTSAALAALSELLVACLREPDAVARSRAAFGAALGALRQLGPTLRLERSARVRGRDGGHRADIIPALDACWASADAIAAGVEHGHPLPPASARELGTIARRVGACRRMLGGGQAPTAAPPVVASPAVTGTAGPPAQLADLAAAVDALLPLLALIARPRDPDPDAQPRQDDPDPSA, encoded by the coding sequence TTGAGCGCGACCGGCGGCATCCGCTCGGCTTGGGCCGCCCTGGTTCGAAGCCTCGCCGATCCGGGCCTGCTTCGACTTCGCACCGCCTCTGTCACGTTCGTGACGGCGGTGCTCGCCGCGCTCGTCGCCTGCATTCCGGCCGTCACGCTCGGAGTCGGCGACTCGATCGTCGTGCTCGCGGTGATGCTGTCGATCAGCTTCACGGCCGAGCGGGCGGGAACGCGAACCGCGCACCGCGTGCTGTCGCTCGTGCTTCTCCCGATCGTCGGAGTGGCCGCCGGTGCCGTCGGACTGCTCATGGTGACCGTTCCGGTGGCAGGCGACGCGCTGTTCGTCGTCGTGCTCTCCGCCGCGATCTGGGTGCGCCGCTTCGGGGCCCTTGCCGCCCGCGTCGGCACTCTGATCGCGCTGCCGTTCATCGCCGTGCTCGTCGTGCCGGTGCCTTCACCGGTGGGATCCGGCCACGGCTTCGTGCCTTGGGCGGCGGCGATCGCTCTGGCGGTTGCACTGCTCGCGCTCGTGGTGCAGTGGATCGCGCGGGCCACGGGCATCCTGCCTGCATCACCGCAGTCGAACGACGCCGTCGCGCCGCCACGTCGACCCTCCCGGCTGCGTCCGATCGCGAGTTCCCGCATGGCCGTGCAGATGGCGATCACCCTGACCGGTGCGTTCGTGATCGGACACCTCGCGTTCGGCGAGCACTGGTTCTGGGCGGTGCTCACCGCGTACATCGTTGCGAGCGGCAACCGAGGGCGCGGCGACGTGCTGTTCAAGGGCGTGCACCGCACGATCGGTGCTCTCGGCGGAACCCTGCTGGCCGGCATCCTCTCGTTCGCGGCGCCGAGCGGGCCGATCACGGGGCCGGCCGCAGGGATGATCGTGGGCGCCATCGCGATCATCCTCGCTCTCGGCCTGTGGCTGCGCCCCGCCGGCTACGGCTGGTGGGCCGCAGCCATGACCGCGATGCTGTCGCTGTTCCACGAGTTGGACGGCACCGAGCCAGGGCCGGCGATGCTCATCAGGCTCGCCGCGATCGTGGTGGCGGGCGCCCTGGCAGTGGCGGTCGCCTGGTGGGTCCTCCCGGTGCGCACCGGCGACGCGCTGCGCGCCCGCACGTCCGCGGCACTGGCCGCGTTGAGCGAGTTGCTCGTGGCGTGCCTCCGCGAACCGGATGCCGTTGCCCGCTCCCGCGCCGCGTTCGGCGCGGCGCTCGGCGCGCTGCGCCAGCTCGGCCCCACGCTGCGACTGGAGCGCTCGGCACGGGTGCGCGGGAGGGACGGCGGCCACCGGGCAGACATCATCCCGGCGCTCGACGCGTGCTGGGCGAGCGCCGACGCCATCGCGGCCGGGGTGGAGCACGGGCATCCTCTGCCCCCAGCCTCGGCACGGGAGCTGGGAACGATCGCCCGGCGGGTCGGCGCGTGCCGGAGGATGCTCGGCGGCGGCCAGGCGCCCACGGCTGCGCCCCCGGTCGTGGCGAGCCCTGCCGTTACGGGCACGGCCGGCCCGCCCGCTCAGCTCGCCGACCTCGCCGCAGCCGTCGACGCTCTTCTTCCGCTCCTCGCGCTGATCGCCCGGCCCAGAGACCCGGACCCCGACGCGCAGCCACGACAGGACGACCCGGACCCGAGCGCCTGA
- a CDS encoding MalY/PatB family protein yields MDRVPAQSLETLRTRTSEKWTAYPPDVLPLFVAESDFPLAAPVASALHAAIERSDTGYIGDDHGATTTSFAEFALRRWGWDVDPARVRTTTDVSVVIVEALRRMISPGDGVVITPPVYPPFFELIPEAGGRVVEAPLGRTDDGGHELDLDAIDGALASGAKAVLLCNPHNPLGLVHSRESLVALSEIVQRHGAVVLSDEIHAPLTHSDASFTPYLTVSDAAREHAIAAHSASKAFNLAGLKCALFVTAGDRMTQLVRDLPEEVEVRTSLFGRIATTAAFTHGDAWLDGVICAIEDNRRLLTTLLAERMPSVGYREPRAGYLTWLDFSALGWGDDPAAIALQSARVALNSGPTFGREGAGHVRLNIGCSAEVLTEAIDRLAHAAG; encoded by the coding sequence ATGGATCGCGTGCCAGCCCAGAGCCTCGAGACGCTTCGCACCCGCACGAGCGAGAAGTGGACGGCGTACCCGCCCGACGTGCTGCCGCTGTTCGTCGCGGAGTCGGACTTTCCGCTCGCCGCCCCCGTCGCATCCGCTCTGCACGCGGCCATCGAGCGCAGCGACACCGGTTACATCGGCGACGACCACGGCGCGACGACGACGTCGTTCGCCGAGTTCGCCCTGCGCCGTTGGGGGTGGGATGTCGACCCCGCGCGGGTGAGGACGACCACCGACGTCAGCGTGGTGATCGTGGAGGCGCTGCGCCGCATGATCTCCCCGGGAGACGGTGTCGTCATCACGCCGCCCGTGTACCCGCCGTTCTTCGAGCTCATCCCCGAGGCGGGCGGACGCGTCGTCGAGGCGCCGCTCGGCCGCACCGACGACGGCGGTCACGAGCTCGACCTCGACGCGATCGATGGCGCACTGGCATCCGGTGCCAAGGCCGTGCTGCTGTGCAACCCGCACAATCCGCTCGGGCTCGTGCACTCGCGCGAATCGCTCGTCGCGCTGAGCGAGATCGTGCAGCGACACGGCGCCGTGGTGCTCAGCGACGAGATCCATGCGCCGCTGACGCACAGCGACGCATCCTTCACCCCATACCTCACCGTGTCGGACGCCGCGCGCGAGCACGCCATCGCCGCGCACTCCGCGAGCAAGGCCTTCAACCTCGCGGGCCTCAAGTGCGCCCTCTTCGTCACAGCAGGCGATCGCATGACGCAGCTCGTGCGCGACCTGCCTGAGGAGGTCGAGGTGCGCACCAGCCTCTTCGGCCGCATCGCGACCACCGCCGCGTTCACACACGGCGATGCCTGGCTCGACGGGGTCATCTGCGCCATCGAAGACAACAGGCGTCTGCTCACGACGCTGCTGGCCGAGAGGATGCCGTCGGTCGGCTACCGCGAGCCCCGCGCCGGCTACCTCACCTGGCTCGACTTCAGCGCACTGGGCTGGGGCGACGATCCCGCCGCCATCGCACTGCAGAGCGCCAGGGTCGCCCTGAACAGCGGGCCCACGTTCGGCCGAGAGGGCGCGGGACACGTGCGACTCAACATCGGCTGTTCCGCCGAGGTGCTCACCGAGGCGATCGACCGCCTCGCGCACGCCGCCGGCTGA
- a CDS encoding DUF2277 domain-containing protein, protein MCRNIHTLHNFEPAATSDEVQAAALQYVRKIAGTTKPSKANQDAFDHAVHEIAHITQHLLDDLVATTPPKNREEEAAKARARAIRSGRYGTPAEAAS, encoded by the coding sequence ATGTGCCGCAACATCCACACCCTCCACAACTTCGAGCCGGCAGCCACCTCCGATGAAGTGCAGGCCGCGGCGCTGCAGTACGTGCGCAAGATCGCGGGAACGACGAAGCCGTCGAAAGCGAACCAGGATGCCTTCGACCACGCCGTGCACGAGATCGCGCACATCACGCAGCACCTTCTCGACGACCTCGTCGCCACGACTCCGCCCAAGAACCGCGAGGAGGAGGCGGCGAAGGCGCGGGCGCGGGCCATTCGCTCCGGTCGCTACGGCACGCCGGCCGAGGCGGCGTCCTGA
- a CDS encoding GuaB3 family IMP dehydrogenase-related protein, with the protein MDIEIGRAKRARRVYSFDDVAVVPSRRTRDPENVSVSWSIDAYTFEVPFLAAPMDSVVSPATAVMIGQLGGLGVLDLEGVWARYEDPEPLLEEIRSLPADRATARMQQIYAEPIKAELIRDRLAQIREGGVTVAGSLSPQRTQEFYQTVVDAGVDLFVIRGTTVSAEHVSKHLEPLNLKKFIYELDVPVIVGGAATYTAALHLMRTGAAGVLVGFGGGAASTTRTTLGIHAPMATAVADVAGARRDYLDESGGRYVHVIADGGLGSSGDIVKAIACGADAVMLGTTLARATDAPGRGWHWGAEAHHPQLPRGHRVQVGQTGTLEEILYGPAGVADGTANLVGALKRSMATTGYSDLKEFQRVEVVVAPYQGH; encoded by the coding sequence ATGGACATCGAAATCGGCAGGGCCAAGCGGGCGAGGCGGGTGTACTCGTTCGACGATGTCGCCGTCGTGCCGAGCAGGCGCACGCGCGATCCGGAGAACGTCTCGGTCTCGTGGTCGATCGACGCGTACACCTTCGAGGTGCCGTTCCTCGCCGCTCCGATGGACTCCGTGGTCTCACCGGCCACGGCCGTCATGATCGGCCAGCTCGGCGGACTCGGTGTGCTCGACCTCGAGGGAGTCTGGGCGAGATACGAGGATCCCGAGCCCCTGCTCGAGGAGATCCGCTCGCTTCCCGCCGATCGGGCCACGGCACGCATGCAGCAGATCTACGCCGAGCCGATCAAGGCCGAGCTCATCCGCGACCGGCTCGCCCAGATCCGCGAAGGCGGTGTCACGGTCGCCGGATCGCTCTCGCCGCAGCGCACCCAGGAGTTCTACCAGACGGTGGTGGATGCCGGCGTCGACCTGTTCGTCATCCGTGGCACGACCGTCTCCGCCGAGCACGTCTCCAAGCACCTCGAGCCGCTCAACCTCAAGAAGTTCATCTACGAGCTCGACGTGCCCGTCATCGTGGGCGGCGCAGCGACCTACACGGCGGCCCTGCACCTCATGCGCACGGGGGCCGCAGGCGTGCTCGTGGGATTCGGGGGAGGCGCGGCGTCGACGACCCGCACGACCCTGGGCATCCACGCGCCCATGGCCACCGCGGTGGCCGACGTCGCGGGCGCTCGCCGCGACTACCTCGACGAGTCGGGCGGCCGCTACGTGCACGTCATCGCCGACGGCGGCCTCGGCTCCTCCGGCGACATCGTCAAGGCCATCGCGTGCGGAGCGGATGCCGTCATGCTCGGCACGACGCTGGCTCGCGCCACCGACGCCCCTGGTCGCGGCTGGCACTGGGGTGCCGAGGCGCACCACCCGCAGCTGCCGCGAGGGCACCGCGTGCAGGTCGGCCAGACCGGCACGCTCGAGGAGATCCTCTACGGCCCGGCCGGCGTGGCCGACGGCACCGCCAACCTCGTCGGGGCGCTCAAGCGGTCGATGGCCACCACCGGATACTCCGACCTCAAGGAGTTCCAGCGGGTCGAGGTCGTCGTCGCTCCCTACCAGGGCCACTAG
- a CDS encoding IclR family transcriptional regulator produces the protein MTTQSRPTRGAEADAGIRSAARALQALRAIGASPSGLTAAEIAAELGLGQATTYRLLSTLHDGDYIGRQPGEHRYILGRAVDELGRAVQSQLVVTPEVRAALRGVHDSAEAPTYLTVFRGDDIAVAHIEDSLRHPQITQLHVGFSEASHLTAFGKLMLASRDEAQLARYLERHGLRALTHDSVTDAASLREQLDEVRAQQIAVELEEYLPKLACIAAPVRNATGRLVGAVSVSVQAKDFNARAYQLERAVRRGAWQVSAVIG, from the coding sequence ATGACGACGCAGTCGCGGCCTACGCGAGGTGCCGAAGCGGATGCCGGCATCCGCTCGGCAGCGCGGGCCCTGCAGGCGCTCCGCGCGATCGGCGCCTCTCCCAGCGGCCTCACCGCGGCGGAGATCGCCGCCGAGCTCGGGCTGGGACAGGCGACGACGTACCGCCTGCTGTCGACGCTCCACGACGGCGACTACATCGGCAGGCAGCCGGGCGAGCACCGGTACATCCTGGGCCGTGCCGTCGACGAGCTCGGACGCGCCGTGCAGTCCCAGCTGGTCGTCACGCCCGAGGTGCGCGCCGCCCTGCGCGGTGTGCACGACAGTGCAGAGGCGCCCACCTATCTGACGGTGTTCCGCGGAGACGACATCGCGGTCGCACACATCGAGGACTCGCTGCGACATCCCCAGATCACCCAGCTGCACGTCGGCTTCTCCGAGGCGTCGCATCTCACCGCGTTCGGCAAGCTCATGCTCGCCTCGCGCGACGAGGCCCAGCTCGCCCGCTACCTGGAACGGCACGGACTGCGCGCGCTCACCCATGACAGCGTCACGGATGCCGCGAGCCTGCGCGAGCAGCTCGACGAGGTGCGGGCCCAGCAGATCGCCGTCGAGCTGGAGGAGTATCTGCCGAAGCTGGCCTGCATCGCGGCTCCGGTGCGCAACGCGACGGGCAGGCTTGTCGGCGCCGTCTCGGTCTCCGTGCAGGCGAAGGACTTCAACGCACGCGCGTACCAGCTGGAGCGCGCCGTGCGCCGCGGCGCCTGGCAGGTGTCCGCCGTCATCGGCTGA
- a CDS encoding cation:proton antiporter, whose protein sequence is MVAAVPTLFFTRSAGASDSVATDLMVLGALFVIAYGLGRLGKLVKLPAIPIYMLVGLLASPHTGFFPLNFDSGDIELIAIFGLILLLFNLGLEFDQDEFFGNAGRLLISGGTYIVLNMGMGFLFGELVGWGTREALIIAGMVGTSSSAIITKMLIELGRLANNETPAILGATVIGDVFIAIYLAIVSVVLSGKTEFWPVVLQLSIAAVFLVVMFAVARWGARLFSALFRTRDDELFTILFFGLALLFAGLGELIGVTDAIGAFLIGLVLGATRFSGKIERISIPLRDVFAAFFFLNFGLALNIAEFGSVAWLVIIAVVLTVVLNVISGELIALFNRLDARDGINIAAVLMNRGEFTLILATLSLAAGLNQKLEPFAGLYVLIMAILGPVLTANSERIGAALIRPRRRPSKKGRNPVLDEEIGLVDAVTSGQQSDEGDPQDEPSREAVDRVVEEAMRQAGADDSRKQN, encoded by the coding sequence GTGGTCGCCGCCGTCCCCACCCTGTTCTTCACCCGCTCCGCCGGGGCCAGCGACTCCGTGGCCACCGACCTGATGGTGCTCGGCGCACTGTTCGTGATCGCATACGGTCTCGGCCGCTTGGGCAAGCTGGTCAAGCTTCCCGCCATCCCGATCTACATGCTCGTCGGGCTGCTGGCGAGCCCGCACACGGGCTTCTTCCCGCTCAACTTCGACTCAGGCGACATCGAGCTGATCGCCATCTTCGGTCTGATCCTGCTGCTGTTCAACCTGGGGCTGGAGTTCGACCAGGACGAGTTCTTCGGCAACGCCGGCCGTCTGCTCATCTCCGGCGGCACCTACATCGTGCTGAACATGGGGATGGGCTTCCTGTTCGGCGAACTGGTCGGCTGGGGAACCCGCGAGGCGCTGATCATCGCGGGCATGGTGGGAACATCCTCGAGCGCCATCATCACCAAGATGCTCATCGAGCTGGGCAGGCTGGCCAACAACGAGACCCCTGCCATCCTCGGCGCGACGGTCATCGGCGACGTCTTCATCGCCATCTATCTGGCGATCGTCTCCGTGGTGCTCAGCGGCAAGACCGAGTTCTGGCCCGTCGTGCTGCAACTCTCCATAGCCGCCGTGTTCCTGGTCGTGATGTTCGCGGTGGCGCGCTGGGGCGCACGCCTGTTCTCCGCGCTCTTCCGCACCCGTGACGACGAGCTGTTCACCATTCTGTTCTTCGGTCTGGCGCTGCTGTTCGCCGGCCTCGGCGAGCTGATCGGGGTCACGGATGCCATCGGCGCGTTCCTGATCGGCCTCGTGCTGGGCGCCACCCGCTTCTCGGGCAAGATCGAGCGCATCTCGATCCCGCTGCGCGACGTGTTCGCCGCCTTCTTCTTCTTGAACTTCGGGCTCGCGCTCAACATCGCCGAGTTCGGCAGCGTGGCGTGGCTCGTCATCATCGCCGTCGTGCTCACCGTGGTGCTCAACGTGATCTCCGGCGAGCTGATCGCGCTCTTCAACCGGTTGGATGCCCGCGACGGCATCAACATCGCCGCCGTGCTGATGAACCGTGGCGAGTTCACGCTGATCCTCGCCACACTCTCGCTGGCCGCCGGGCTCAACCAGAAGCTCGAGCCGTTCGCCGGTCTCTACGTGCTGATCATGGCCATCCTCGGGCCCGTGCTCACAGCCAATTCTGAAAGGATCGGTGCTGCACTGATCAGGCCGCGTCGCCGCCCTTCGAAGAAGGGGCGCAACCCCGTGCTCGACGAGGAGATCGGCCTCGTGGATGCCGTCACCAGCGGACAGCAGTCCGACGAGGGCGATCCGCAAGACGAGCCGAGCCGCGAGGCGGTCGATCGCGTCGTCGAAGAGGCGATGCGGCAGGCAGGCGCAGACGACTCACGAAAGCAGAACTGA
- a CDS encoding DJ-1/PfpI family protein, whose product MPTSRSPTLDPSDYVAIVVPGGRAPEYIRNNKDAQRIVQYFFEKDRPVAATCHGPLLLAASGVLNGRTSSAYPELAVDVETAGGVFENGAAVVDGQLVTARAWPDNGPWMRAFLEVLDAAGARAAA is encoded by the coding sequence ATGCCGACATCGCGTTCGCCGACGCTCGACCCGTCCGACTACGTGGCCATCGTCGTGCCAGGCGGACGTGCGCCCGAGTACATCCGCAACAACAAAGACGCGCAGCGCATCGTGCAGTACTTCTTCGAGAAGGACAGGCCGGTCGCCGCGACGTGCCACGGACCACTGCTGCTCGCGGCGTCCGGCGTGCTGAACGGGCGCACGTCGTCGGCGTACCCGGAGCTCGCCGTCGACGTGGAGACCGCGGGCGGCGTCTTCGAGAACGGCGCGGCCGTGGTCGACGGACAGCTCGTGACGGCACGGGCGTGGCCCGACAATGGACCGTGGATGCGCGCGTTCCTCGAGGTGCTCGATGCTGCTGGGGCGCGCGCGGCGGCCTGA
- a CDS encoding DUF3817 domain-containing protein: protein MDIPKIPGALRFYQVTAYITGIMLLLLVAEMILKYGVGYSVYAFAPGQPVVALVPYTGDAASSQAGFDVSTGILIAHGWLYVLYLIADFRLWSLMRMSFTKFLQIALGGVVPFMSFIVEHFITKQVRKFLAENPVPSTEPKVEASH, encoded by the coding sequence GTGGACATCCCCAAGATCCCCGGCGCGCTCAGGTTCTATCAGGTCACCGCCTACATCACCGGAATCATGCTGCTGCTGCTCGTGGCGGAGATGATCCTCAAATACGGCGTCGGGTATTCCGTCTACGCGTTCGCGCCGGGGCAGCCGGTGGTCGCGCTCGTGCCGTACACCGGCGACGCGGCATCGAGCCAGGCGGGATTCGATGTCTCGACCGGCATTCTCATCGCGCACGGCTGGCTGTACGTGCTCTACCTCATCGCCGACTTCAGGCTGTGGTCGCTGATGCGCATGTCGTTCACGAAGTTCCTGCAAATCGCCCTCGGCGGCGTCGTGCCCTTCATGTCGTTCATCGTCGAGCACTTCATCACCAAGCAGGTGAGGAAGTTCCTCGCCGAGAACCCCGTTCCGTCAACCGAGCCCAAGGTGGAGGCATCCCATTAG
- a CDS encoding glycerol-3-phosphate dehydrogenase/oxidase, with the protein MSASESIERSAKLGPAERAAAIAAMQADELDVLVIGGGIVGTGSALDAVTRGLTVGLVEQRDWASGTSSRSSKLVHGGIRYLEQLDFRLVREALIERGLLLQQLAPHLVKPVRFLYPLKRRVIERFYVGSGMLLYDLFSYTGLRPPGVPHHRHLTRNQVRKLSPSLAADSYVGGITYYDAQVDDARYTASVARTAAHYGAHVANRVRVEGFLKVGERVVGVRARDRETDELFEIRAKQVVNATGVWTDDTQSMVGERGQFKVRASKGIHLVVPRDRFQSASGLLLRTEKSVLFVIPWGRHWLIGTTDTDWHLSKSHPAATAADIDYLLEHVNAVLGVPLTREDVEGVYAGLRPLLAGESDQTSKLSREHIVAHAVPGLVVIAGGKWTTYRVMAKDAIDAAASALDGKVPASATAELPLVGANGYRAAWNRRARIARRAGIHVSRVEHLLGRYGTLAQEVLDLIAERPELAEPLPGADDYVAAEVVYAASHEGALHVDDVLARRTRISIEAWDRGVSAAPVAARLMGEELGWDAERVEREIAYYLRRVAAERASQEQPDDASADRVRLEAPDIG; encoded by the coding sequence ATGAGCGCGTCCGAATCCATCGAACGCTCGGCCAAGCTGGGCCCAGCCGAGCGTGCGGCGGCCATCGCCGCGATGCAGGCAGACGAGCTCGACGTGCTCGTCATCGGCGGCGGCATCGTGGGCACCGGGTCGGCACTGGATGCCGTCACGCGCGGCCTCACCGTCGGTCTCGTCGAGCAGAGGGACTGGGCATCCGGCACCTCCAGCCGCTCGTCGAAGCTCGTGCACGGCGGCATCCGCTACCTGGAGCAGCTCGATTTCAGGCTCGTGCGCGAGGCGCTCATCGAACGCGGCCTGCTGCTGCAGCAGCTCGCGCCGCACCTGGTGAAGCCGGTGCGGTTCCTCTACCCGCTCAAGCGCCGCGTGATCGAGCGGTTCTACGTCGGCAGCGGCATGCTGCTCTACGACCTCTTCAGCTACACGGGCCTGCGCCCGCCTGGCGTGCCGCACCACAGGCACCTCACGCGCAACCAGGTGCGCAAGCTGTCGCCGTCGCTCGCTGCCGATTCCTACGTCGGCGGGATCACGTATTACGACGCGCAGGTGGACGACGCCAGGTACACGGCATCCGTGGCCCGCACTGCGGCGCACTACGGCGCGCACGTCGCGAACCGGGTGCGCGTCGAGGGATTCCTCAAGGTCGGCGAGCGTGTCGTGGGCGTGCGGGCGCGCGACCGCGAGACCGATGAGCTGTTCGAGATCCGGGCGAAGCAGGTCGTCAACGCCACCGGCGTGTGGACCGACGACACCCAGTCGATGGTGGGCGAACGCGGCCAGTTCAAGGTGCGGGCGTCGAAGGGCATCCATCTCGTGGTGCCGCGCGACAGGTTCCAGTCCGCCTCCGGCCTGCTGCTGCGCACCGAGAAGAGCGTGCTGTTCGTCATCCCGTGGGGCAGGCACTGGCTCATCGGCACCACCGACACCGACTGGCACCTCTCCAAGTCGCACCCTGCGGCCACGGCGGCCGACATCGACTACCTGCTCGAGCACGTCAACGCCGTGCTCGGTGTTCCGCTCACCAGAGAAGACGTGGAGGGCGTCTACGCGGGTCTGCGTCCGCTGCTGGCGGGGGAGTCCGATCAGACGTCGAAGCTCTCCCGCGAGCACATCGTGGCGCACGCGGTGCCCGGCCTGGTGGTGATCGCCGGCGGCAAGTGGACCACCTATCGGGTGATGGCGAAGGATGCCATCGACGCGGCCGCGAGCGCCCTCGACGGCAAGGTGCCGGCATCCGCCACCGCCGAGTTGCCGCTCGTCGGCGCCAACGGATACCGGGCCGCGTGGAACCGGCGGGCGCGGATCGCGCGGAGGGCAGGCATCCACGTCAGCCGCGTCGAGCACCTGCTGGGCCGCTACGGCACTCTGGCCCAGGAAGTGCTCGACCTCATCGCCGAGCGGCCGGAACTGGCCGAGCCGCTGCCCGGCGCAGACGACTATGTGGCCGCCGAGGTCGTCTACGCGGCGTCGCACGAGGGTGCGCTGCACGTGGACGATGTGCTCGCCCGTCGCACCCGCATCTCGATCGAGGCCTGGGATCGTGGAGTCTCCGCGGCCCCGGTTGCTGCACGCTTGATGGGCGAGGAGCTCGGCTGGGACGCCGAGCGCGTCGAGCGCGAGATCGCGTATTACCTGCGCCGCGTCGCCGCGGAGCGCGCCTCGCAGGAGCAGCCCGACGACGCCTCCGCCGACCGCGTGCGCCTGGAGGCTCCCGACATCGGCTGA
- a CDS encoding cation:proton antiporter regulatory subunit, translating into MVDVRRVKLPGVGVLHTFVTEDGGKVGVIAHRSGHSDLITFSDDEDTAKVTKVSLRLSDDEAHTLAELLGGTQITESLTALDQIPGLSIDWFTVDYEDYIAGQRLGSPAEVGMVGLTVVAVVRGDSTNPAPAADFKVFPGDTLVVAGSPEKVAKAFTYFRTGEVAKPALADAPPGV; encoded by the coding sequence ATGGTTGATGTACGACGGGTGAAGCTTCCCGGTGTGGGGGTGCTGCACACTTTCGTCACGGAAGACGGCGGCAAGGTCGGTGTCATCGCGCACAGATCAGGGCACTCCGACCTCATCACGTTCTCCGACGACGAAGACACGGCGAAGGTCACCAAGGTGTCGTTGCGGCTCAGCGACGACGAGGCTCACACGCTCGCCGAACTGCTCGGCGGCACCCAGATCACCGAGTCGCTGACGGCGCTCGACCAGATTCCGGGCCTGTCGATCGACTGGTTCACGGTCGACTACGAGGACTACATCGCGGGCCAGCGCCTCGGCAGCCCCGCCGAGGTCGGCATGGTCGGCCTCACCGTGGTCGCCGTCGTGCGCGGCGACTCCACGAACCCGGCGCCTGCCGCCGATTTCAAGGTGTTCCCCGGCGACACGCTCGTCGTCGCGGGCTCGCCGGAGAAGGTCGCCAAGGCGTTCACATACTTCCGCACCGGAGAGGTGGCCAAGCCCGCCCTTGCTGACGCGCCGCCCGGAGTGTGA